A single window of Candidatus Atribacteria bacterium ADurb.Bin276 DNA harbors:
- the rbsA_2 gene encoding Ribose import ATP-binding protein RbsA, with amino-acid sequence MDYILEAIGITKIFPGVVALNEVDFACKKGTVHCIVGENGAGKSTFVKVLTGIYHPEKGNVKIEDKSIFENPEIINKVAYVPQELQLFEYMTVGENLLLPFKRKGLNRFYSSKSKIFKMAAPLLEKFHVAEKAETSVNDISPSSKQLLQIARALIIEDCEIIILDEPTTSLTIEDTKRLFQVVNQLKKEGKAIIYISHKLEEVFAIGDEITVLRDGKKVGYSKASDVDRNWIIKMMSGKEIDERIIFRPTKNQGELILEVKNLTGKGFLNINFELHRGEILGFYGLVGAGRSEIMQTILGYRYVAEGEVQVDGKPLKLGSPHFAIQGGVFYLPEERKQQGIFPYLSVRHNVGVALGEKVLNGVVVSAKKEKSMTEELVKVYSVKTSSIETPIRFLSGGNQQKVIVGRAMFCSPTPKVIIFDEPTKGIDVMTKTEIYKIMKDLAEKEKIGIILVSSELEELMRCCNRLITVYRGKITGEFDPSKVKTSEIIASAINVNDIEQVAAK; translated from the coding sequence ATGGATTATATCTTAGAAGCAATCGGTATTACCAAAATTTTTCCAGGGGTAGTGGCTCTCAATGAAGTCGATTTCGCTTGTAAAAAAGGAACAGTCCATTGTATTGTAGGAGAGAATGGAGCTGGTAAAAGTACTTTTGTAAAAGTTTTAACTGGTATTTATCATCCTGAAAAAGGAAATGTAAAAATTGAAGATAAAAGTATCTTTGAGAACCCCGAAATTATTAATAAGGTTGCTTATGTTCCTCAAGAATTACAATTATTTGAATATATGACGGTAGGAGAAAATTTATTATTACCTTTTAAAAGGAAAGGGTTAAATCGATTTTATTCGAGTAAAAGTAAAATATTTAAAATGGCAGCCCCTCTCTTAGAAAAATTCCACGTTGCTGAAAAAGCTGAGACTAGCGTAAATGATATTTCTCCTTCGAGTAAACAATTATTGCAAATAGCTCGTGCGCTAATCATCGAAGACTGTGAGATTATAATCCTTGATGAGCCAACAACCAGTTTGACCATTGAAGATACCAAGCGTCTATTTCAAGTAGTAAACCAACTCAAGAAAGAGGGGAAAGCAATAATATATATATCTCATAAGCTTGAAGAAGTATTTGCTATAGGTGATGAAATAACCGTTCTCAGAGATGGGAAAAAAGTTGGTTATTCAAAGGCTTCAGATGTTGATAGAAACTGGATAATAAAAATGATGTCGGGGAAAGAAATTGATGAAAGAATTATCTTCCGTCCTACCAAGAATCAAGGAGAACTTATATTAGAAGTAAAAAATCTAACCGGTAAAGGGTTTTTAAATATTAATTTTGAACTACACCGAGGAGAAATACTGGGATTTTACGGTTTAGTTGGAGCAGGGCGTTCTGAAATTATGCAGACTATTTTGGGGTATAGATATGTGGCTGAAGGAGAGGTACAAGTTGATGGAAAACCGTTAAAGCTCGGGAGCCCTCATTTTGCCATCCAAGGTGGAGTATTTTACCTTCCTGAAGAACGAAAGCAACAAGGGATATTTCCATATTTAAGTGTTCGTCATAATGTTGGGGTTGCTCTCGGGGAAAAAGTACTTAATGGGGTTGTGGTATCAGCAAAGAAAGAAAAATCAATGACCGAAGAGTTGGTAAAAGTATATTCGGTAAAAACATCTTCAATAGAAACACCGATAAGATTTCTAAGTGGAGGAAATCAACAAAAAGTTATTGTTGGACGTGCAATGTTTTGTTCGCCAACTCCAAAAGTAATCATTTTTGATGAACCAACCAAGGGAATTGATGTCATGACGAAAACCGAAATATATAAAATTATGAAAGATCTTGCTGAAAAAGAAAAGATTGGAATAATTTTAGTATCTTCAGAACTTGAAGAATTAATGAGATGTTGTAATCGGCTTATTACTGTTTATCGAGGAAAAATAACTGGTGAATTCGACCCAAGTAAGGTTAAAACCTCAGAAATTATTGCATCAGCAATCAATGTTAATGATATAGAGCAAGTTGCTGCTAAATAA
- a CDS encoding molybdenum cofactor biosynthesis protein A: MIFRGWQKVSYIEYPGKIATVLFTGGCNFRCPYCHNPELVFLKGSLPQIHESIVLEFLLRRKGMVDAVCITGGEPLIHAPDLFPFLEQVKQKGFLIKIDTNGSLFQPFQQIFQAGLADLWGIDYKLPFSLYKKVLGEKWYKNCQSVLDLALNNPNQAEIRTTIYPPFHDEKILFEMAEKCSSANHWYWQNFHPQKTLSDEARTISPYVPSLLNQWRDRINHQIQKDLIVIRPYS; this comes from the coding sequence ATGATTTTTCGTGGCTGGCAAAAAGTAAGTTATATCGAATATCCAGGGAAGATAGCTACCGTCTTGTTTACTGGCGGTTGTAATTTTCGTTGTCCCTATTGCCACAATCCAGAATTAGTATTTTTAAAAGGATCCCTCCCTCAGATTCATGAAAGTATTGTTCTTGAGTTCCTGCTGAGAAGAAAAGGGATGGTTGATGCAGTTTGTATCACCGGGGGTGAACCGTTAATCCACGCCCCCGATCTTTTTCCCTTTTTGGAACAAGTTAAGCAAAAGGGATTTTTAATCAAAATCGATACCAATGGAAGTCTTTTTCAGCCATTCCAGCAAATTTTTCAAGCTGGTTTGGCTGACCTGTGGGGAATCGACTATAAACTTCCTTTTTCTCTATATAAAAAGGTTTTAGGAGAAAAATGGTATAAAAACTGTCAGTCGGTTTTAGACCTAGCGCTTAATAATCCAAATCAAGCCGAAATCCGTACCACCATTTATCCACCTTTTCACGATGAAAAAATCCTTTTTGAAATGGCTGAAAAGTGCTCCTCCGCTAATCATTGGTATTGGCAAAACTTTCATCCTCAAAAAACCCTAAGCGATGAGGCTCGTACTATTTCTCCATATGTACCCTCACTTCTCAACCAGTGGCGAGACCGAATTAATCACCAAATCCAGAAAGACCTAATTGTCATTCGGCCTTATTCTTGA
- the rbsC_4 gene encoding Ribose transport system permease protein RbsC has protein sequence MAQRENVSKLRKTMEIVRKTRSIGVIFALIVLVILASLLSPYFLSGYNLQALTRSLAFVGMIALGQACLLLIGELDLSVGAIAGFCGVIGGVLIINLGFHHWLAFGLCLLLGAGCGFLNGALVAKLNLNSLVVTVGMTGVYTGLNLVISKGRAITGIPKALYFLGQGDFLGIPAPFIIMIGVAGVVLFVTQNTIFGRYMYSVGNNREASKILGIRVERVQIITFMMAGLFAALAGMIMVARLGSSQPAIGQEWVLPSIASSVIGGVSPAGGIGNPVGAVLGAVITGVIENIIVIFGISPYWQTAVSGVVVVAAVSLDSIQRIFYERKVKL, from the coding sequence ATGGCACAGAGAGAGAATGTTTCGAAGTTAAGAAAAACGATGGAAATAGTTAGAAAAACACGTTCAATTGGTGTTATTTTTGCGCTTATTGTTCTTGTTATTCTTGCTTCACTTTTGTCGCCTTATTTTTTAAGTGGTTATAATTTACAGGCTTTAACAAGGTCTCTAGCATTTGTCGGAATGATAGCCTTGGGTCAAGCATGTTTATTGCTTATTGGAGAATTGGATTTGTCAGTTGGCGCTATAGCAGGTTTTTGCGGGGTCATTGGTGGAGTGCTCATCATTAACTTAGGGTTTCATCATTGGCTTGCCTTTGGTTTATGTCTCTTATTGGGAGCGGGATGTGGATTTCTTAATGGAGCTTTAGTTGCAAAATTGAATTTGAATTCTTTGGTCGTTACGGTTGGGATGACTGGTGTTTATACCGGTCTCAACCTGGTTATTTCTAAAGGAAGAGCGATAACCGGCATTCCGAAAGCTCTTTATTTCTTAGGTCAAGGTGATTTTTTAGGGATTCCTGCACCTTTTATCATTATGATTGGTGTTGCAGGGGTGGTATTATTTGTTACACAAAATACCATTTTTGGTCGTTATATGTATTCTGTGGGAAATAATCGTGAAGCATCAAAAATACTTGGGATCAGGGTAGAACGAGTCCAGATAATAACTTTCATGATGGCTGGATTGTTTGCTGCCTTAGCTGGTATGATAATGGTGGCGCGTCTTGGCTCCTCCCAACCTGCAATTGGGCAAGAGTGGGTATTACCATCAATTGCTTCTTCGGTTATTGGAGGGGTTTCACCAGCGGGAGGCATAGGAAATCCTGTTGGTGCAGTATTAGGTGCCGTGATAACCGGAGTTATTGAAAATATAATTGTAATTTTTGGCATTTCTCCCTATTGGCAAACTGCAGTAAGCGGAGTGGTGGTCGTTGCAGCCGTATCTCTTGATTCAATTCAAAGAATTTTTTATGAAAGAAAAGTAAAATTATAA
- the lsrB_2 gene encoding Autoinducer 2-binding protein LsrB precursor, with amino-acid sequence MKKSLFIVTILLLTVFVVSLGLAQAKEYKYVIVPKIVHPWFDKVNQGAQEMAEFLEKITGDTFVIDYRAPATASVVEQNRILEQAAATEPAGITLDLLDAEGNRPVLEAILARGIPIVVFDSYAPEGMGLTTVNNDFVAQQIGACQRLVDLMKAKEKKDVYKVALIEGVPTAPNHKKRFETSKEFFSKLPEIEIVAEGVDNDSIEQAQKQAAAIIAAHPDLDGMIAHNAAGPIGVGLAIKEAGKVGEIIHVGLDDLDQLIVLIKEGVVESSYSTKPKMQGAYAVLCMWLQNQGIATPMLVDTGFVVITKDMIPDDVKEYKGY; translated from the coding sequence ATGAAGAAGAGCTTGTTTATTGTAACTATTTTACTATTAACAGTGTTTGTTGTCAGTTTAGGTTTAGCACAGGCAAAAGAATATAAGTATGTGATCGTACCGAAGATAGTTCACCCTTGGTTTGATAAAGTTAACCAAGGAGCACAGGAAATGGCCGAGTTTCTTGAAAAAATAACTGGAGATACCTTTGTCATAGATTATAGGGCTCCAGCAACCGCAAGTGTCGTGGAACAAAACAGAATACTCGAACAAGCAGCAGCGACTGAACCAGCAGGTATTACTTTGGACCTTCTTGATGCTGAGGGGAATAGGCCAGTTTTAGAGGCAATTCTCGCCCGTGGGATTCCCATTGTAGTATTTGATTCCTATGCTCCAGAAGGCATGGGTCTTACCACGGTTAATAATGATTTTGTAGCCCAACAGATTGGAGCCTGCCAGAGACTCGTGGATTTGATGAAAGCTAAAGAAAAGAAGGATGTTTATAAAGTAGCTCTCATTGAAGGAGTTCCTACTGCACCCAATCATAAGAAACGTTTTGAAACTTCAAAAGAGTTTTTTTCCAAGCTACCAGAGATAGAAATTGTAGCCGAAGGTGTTGATAACGATAGCATTGAACAAGCTCAGAAGCAAGCAGCTGCAATCATTGCTGCCCACCCTGACCTTGATGGTATGATAGCCCATAATGCAGCTGGACCAATAGGAGTCGGTCTTGCCATTAAAGAGGCTGGAAAAGTTGGAGAAATCATCCATGTCGGCCTGGATGATTTAGACCAACTGATTGTTTTGATAAAAGAAGGCGTTGTGGAATCTTCATATAGTACCAAACCCAAAATGCAAGGTGCGTATGCAGTTCTTTGTATGTGGTTACAGAACCAAGGAATTGCTACGCCAATGTTAGTTGATACTGGTTTTGTTGTAATAACCAAAGACATGATTCCTGATGATGTAAAGGAATATAAAGGATACTAA
- the nrdD gene encoding Anaerobic ribonucleoside-triphosphate reductase translates to MSKSFDVDILTPQKVQKRDGRIVPFDRKRIERAIYKAFQAVGETSETIPNELSQVVTNQLFEKFGTNTTVDIETIQDLVEETLIQYGYSKVSKAYILYRRKRQEAREALQAAVDVEKIVQEYLLKADWRTQENSNTTYSYPGLVLHAAGSVMAHYTLNRIYPDEVRDAHINADVHIHDLSYGITAYCAGWSIEELIREGFGGVKDKVAAGPAKHLSALTGQMVNFLGTMQMEFAGAQAFNSVDTYLSPFVRFDHLDYRMTKQLIQQMVFAMNVPSRWGSQAPFINFSFDWIVPEDMKERPVIIGGKEQPDLGCYGDYQQEMDMINRAFIEVMLEGDFEGRVFSFPIPTYNITADFPWDSENAMLLWQLTAKYGVPYFQNFISSSLKPGDVRSMCCRLQLDLRVLRNRGGGLFGSADKTGSIGVVTINLPRIGYLSKDEEDFFARLKAKMNIAKTALEIKRKVVERNMKNGLLPYTKRYLGTFKNHFSTIGLVGMNEACINFIGKNIADPEGKSFALKILKYMRECLADFQEETGNLYNLEATPAEGTSYRLAKHDKKHFPDIYTSGENEPYYTNSTNLPVNYTDDPFEALDHQKDLQALYTGGTVFHAFMPETPEPETVKLFIKRACEKYTVPYITVTPTFSVCPNHGYISGRIFQCPECGTDTEVYSRVVGYYRPVQRWNHGKQEEFKQRQEYVVSNTI, encoded by the coding sequence GTGAGTAAATCTTTTGATGTTGATATATTAACACCCCAAAAAGTGCAAAAAAGGGATGGCCGAATCGTTCCCTTTGATCGAAAAAGAATAGAGAGAGCTATTTACAAAGCTTTTCAAGCGGTAGGTGAAACATCTGAAACAATCCCTAATGAGTTGAGTCAAGTGGTTACCAATCAGCTATTCGAAAAATTTGGAACGAACACCACTGTTGACATTGAAACCATACAGGATTTAGTAGAAGAAACTCTGATTCAATATGGCTATTCAAAGGTTTCAAAAGCCTATATTCTTTATCGGCGCAAAAGGCAGGAAGCCCGGGAAGCTCTCCAAGCCGCGGTGGATGTGGAAAAAATAGTCCAAGAATACCTTCTTAAAGCCGATTGGCGAACCCAGGAAAATTCCAATACCACTTATTCTTATCCAGGATTAGTCCTTCATGCTGCTGGTTCAGTAATGGCCCACTATACCCTCAATCGAATTTATCCCGATGAAGTAAGAGATGCCCACATAAATGCCGATGTTCATATCCATGACCTCTCTTATGGTATTACAGCCTATTGTGCAGGTTGGTCAATAGAAGAACTTATTCGAGAAGGCTTTGGAGGTGTTAAGGATAAGGTTGCAGCCGGTCCAGCTAAACACCTATCAGCGCTTACTGGACAAATGGTAAATTTCTTGGGAACCATGCAAATGGAGTTTGCCGGTGCTCAGGCTTTCAACTCCGTAGACACTTATTTATCTCCCTTTGTTCGTTTTGACCATCTCGATTATCGGATGACCAAACAGCTCATTCAACAAATGGTGTTTGCCATGAATGTTCCCTCTCGCTGGGGGAGCCAAGCACCTTTCATCAATTTCTCTTTTGATTGGATTGTTCCAGAAGATATGAAAGAAAGACCAGTGATTATTGGTGGTAAAGAACAACCGGATTTAGGCTGTTATGGTGATTACCAGCAAGAAATGGATATGATCAATCGTGCTTTTATCGAAGTAATGTTGGAAGGCGACTTTGAAGGGAGAGTTTTTTCTTTCCCTATACCAACTTACAACATTACTGCTGATTTTCCCTGGGATTCAGAAAATGCTATGCTGCTTTGGCAATTAACTGCTAAATATGGTGTCCCATATTTTCAGAACTTTATTTCTAGTTCCCTGAAGCCGGGTGACGTTCGATCCATGTGCTGCCGCCTTCAACTTGATTTAAGAGTCCTTCGTAATCGAGGAGGAGGTTTATTCGGATCAGCGGATAAAACTGGTTCAATTGGTGTTGTCACCATAAATCTGCCAAGAATCGGCTATCTCAGTAAGGACGAGGAAGATTTTTTTGCCCGGTTAAAAGCGAAGATGAATATTGCTAAAACTGCTCTGGAAATAAAAAGAAAAGTTGTTGAACGGAACATGAAAAACGGTCTTCTTCCTTATACAAAAAGATACTTGGGGACCTTCAAAAATCATTTTTCAACCATTGGGTTGGTGGGCATGAATGAAGCCTGTATTAATTTTATTGGAAAAAATATTGCCGACCCAGAAGGAAAATCTTTTGCCTTGAAAATTCTCAAGTATATGCGAGAATGTCTGGCAGACTTCCAAGAAGAAACTGGGAATCTCTATAATCTGGAAGCTACCCCAGCCGAAGGCACCAGTTACCGCTTGGCAAAGCATGACAAAAAACATTTTCCCGATATTTATACCTCAGGAGAAAATGAGCCCTATTATACCAACAGTACCAATTTACCAGTAAACTATACTGATGATCCTTTTGAAGCCTTAGATCATCAAAAAGACTTGCAGGCTTTATATACGGGTGGTACGGTATTTCACGCTTTTATGCCCGAAACGCCCGAGCCCGAGACTGTCAAGCTCTTTATAAAGCGAGCTTGTGAGAAATATACTGTTCCCTATATTACCGTTACACCAACTTTTTCGGTCTGTCCAAATCATGGATATATTTCCGGTCGCATCTTCCAATGTCCGGAATGTGGAACTGATACTGAGGTATACTCTCGGGTAGTAGGATATTATCGGCCGGTTCAACGTTGGAACCACGGAAAGCAAGAAGAATTTAAACAACGCCAAGAATATGTGGTTTCAAATACTATTTGA
- the nrdR gene encoding Transcriptional repressor NrdR has product MHCPVCGEPDSRVIDSRVADGGSGVRRRRECPKCLKRFTTYERLERKPLVIIKKDGRREIFDREKVLNGMLKAVEKRPISVEILESITDLIEKEIRDEGYEEVSSSRVGEKVMEKLKELDQVAYVRFASVYREFRDIDQFMEILTTLKTGEKQ; this is encoded by the coding sequence ATGCATTGTCCGGTTTGTGGTGAACCTGATTCTCGAGTAATAGATTCACGGGTTGCCGACGGAGGAAGTGGGGTGCGGCGAAGGAGAGAATGTCCTAAGTGTTTAAAAAGGTTTACTACTTATGAACGGTTAGAAAGGAAACCGTTGGTTATTATTAAAAAAGACGGGAGAAGGGAAATTTTTGACCGAGAAAAAGTTTTGAATGGGATGTTAAAAGCAGTCGAAAAGCGACCAATATCTGTAGAAATTTTAGAGTCCATAACTGATCTAATCGAAAAAGAGATACGGGATGAAGGATATGAAGAAGTGTCCTCGTCCCGAGTGGGAGAAAAGGTTATGGAAAAATTAAAGGAATTAGACCAGGTGGCTTATGTCCGTTTTGCCTCAGTATATCGAGAATTCCGAGATATCGACCAGTTTATGGAAATTTTAACTACTTTAAAGACCGGAGAGAAACAATAG